The Trichocoleus sp. FACHB-46 genome has a window encoding:
- a CDS encoding site-specific integrase, which yields MKVDGHGQAKVLTLYEIAKLFEAFEGDRDRALFGICLYTGCRISEACSMLTTDAYDAAGVRMKITLRKANTRRKQETRQIPVNSVLKGYLETYRSGVGKQYLFPGRHGREHINPKSADEILRETCDRLGLVGVSTHSFRRTALTQMSSAGVPLRVIQEISGHRSWQALQRYLEVSELQLEGAIASLNF from the coding sequence ATGAAGGTAGACGGTCATGGGCAAGCTAAGGTTTTAACTCTCTACGAGATTGCAAAATTGTTTGAGGCATTTGAGGGCGATCGCGATCGTGCCCTCTTCGGCATCTGCCTCTACACGGGATGTCGCATTAGTGAAGCTTGCTCGATGCTCACCACAGATGCTTATGACGCAGCTGGGGTCAGAATGAAGATTACCTTGCGCAAGGCCAACACCAGGCGGAAGCAGGAGACGCGGCAAATCCCTGTGAACTCGGTTCTCAAGGGCTACCTGGAGACGTACCGGAGTGGGGTGGGCAAGCAATATCTGTTCCCCGGACGACATGGGCGCGAGCACATCAATCCTAAGTCAGCCGATGAGATTCTTAGGGAGACGTGCGATCGCTTGGGGCTGGTGGGAGTCAGTACCCACAGTTTTCGGCGAACTGCTCTAACCCAGATGAGTAGTGCAGGGGTGCCGCTGCGGGTAATTCAGGAAATCTCAGGCCACCGCAGCTGGCAAGCCCTTCAACGGTATCTGGAGGTGTCAGAGCTGCAACTGGAGGGGGCGATCGCTTCTCTAAACTTTTGA